The proteins below are encoded in one region of Brassica napus cultivar Da-Ae chromosome A6, Da-Ae, whole genome shotgun sequence:
- the LOC111198782 gene encoding uncharacterized protein LOC111198782 yields the protein MEVKLLFRGSCSSLQLRFAAALFAVSGILLIVLWSCGAAADAKGQDSSSGRVSSHSCIHDQIIEQRKRPGRKVYSVTPQVYHEEPSSARKGRALLSLVSEDANQQQPIRIYLNYDAVGLSFDRDCQTVGDIVKLGEPPSSISLACNPNVKPPVSGDCWYNCTFDDISGEDKRRRLRKALEQTADWFRRALAVEPVKGNLRLSGYSACGQDGGVQLPRQYVEEGIADTDLVLLVTTRPTTGNTLAWAVACERDQWGRAIAGHVNVAPRHLTAEAGTLLSATLIHEVMHVLGFDPHAFAHFRDERKRRRTEVTEQQMDEKLGRIVTRVVLPRVVMHSRHHYGAFSQNFSGLELEDGGGRGTSGSHWEKRLLMNEIMTGSVDTRSVVSKMTLALLEDSGWYKANYSMADRLDWGRNQGTQFVTSPCNMWKGAYHCNTTQLSGCTYNREAEGYCPILSYNGDLPQWARYFPQANKGGQSSLADYCTYFVAYSDGSCTDINSARAPDRMLGEVRGSDSRCMASSLVRTGFVRGSMPQGNGCYQHRCKNNLLEVAVEGEWKFCPQAGGPIQFPGFNGELICPAYHELCGTPVVSVLGQCPNSCNFNGDCVDGKCRCLLGYHGHDCKIRSCPNNCSGHGKCTTQGVCICENGFTGIDCSTAVCDEQCSLHGGVCDNGVCEFRCSDYAGYTCQNSSKLVTSLLVCKNVLERDMLGQHCAPREPSILQQLEEVVVMPNYNRLFPGGARKLFNIFGNSYCDEAAKRLACWISIQKCDIDGDDRLRVCHSACQSYNVACGASLDCSDQTLFSTAEEGDANCTGSAEIRSPWFTRLWSKLLASN from the exons ATGGAAGTGAAGCTGCTGTTTCGCGGTTCATGTTCCAGTCTCCAGCTCCGCTTCGCCGCCGCTCTCTTCGCCGTTTCAGGG ATATTGTTGATTGTATTGTGGTCCTGTGGAGCTGCTGCTGATGCCAAAGGCCAAGATAGTAGTAGTGGACGAGTATCTTCTCATTCGTGCATCCACGATCAGATCATCGAACAGAGGAAGAGACCCGGTCGAAAAGTGTACTCTGTTACTCCCCAGGTTTATCACGAGGAGCCAAGCAGTGCTCGCAAAGGAAGGGCCTTGCTTAGTCTTGTTTCCGAGGATGCGAATCAACAACAACCTATCAGGATTTACTTAAACTATGATGCTGTTGGTCTCTCTTTCGACCGAGATTGCCAAACTGTTGGCGATATCGTCAAG TTGGGTGAGCCTCCTTCGAGCATTTCCCTTGCTTGCAATCCCAATGTCAAACCTCCAGTTTCCGGTGATTGCTGGTATAATTGCACTTTTGATGACATTTCTGGGGAGGACAAGAGGCGTCGCCTACGCAAG GCTTTAGAGCAGACAGCGGATTGGTTCAGGAGAGCATTAGCTGTTGAGCCTGTCAAAGGGAACTTGCGGTTAAGTGGATATTCTGCTTGTGGGCAAGATGGTGGTGTGCAACTTCCGCGTCAATATGTGGAGG AGGGTATTGCTGATACTGATTTAGTTCTCTTGGTCACCACAAGACCTACTACTGGCAATACCCTTGCATGGGCTGTAGCTTGCGAACGTGATCAGTGGGGACGTGCAATTGCTG GGCATGTCAATGTTGCTCCCCGCCATTTGACTGCGGAAGCTGGGACTTTGCTTTCAGCAACTCTCATTCATGAGGTTATGCATGTCCTTGGCTTTGACCCGCATGCCTTTGCTCATTTTAGAGATGAAAGGAAAAGAAGACGAACTGAG GTCACTGAGCAACAGATGGATGAAAAGCTTGGTAGGATAGTGACACGCGTAGTGCTTCCACGGGTTGTCATGCATTCGCGGCATCATTACGGA GCATTTTCTCAGAACTTCTCGGGTTTAGAACTTGAGGATGGAGGAGGACGTGGCACATCGGGGTCCCACTGGGAAAAAAGACTTCTCATGAATGAGATAATGACCGGATCGGTAGACACAAGATCAGTCGTTTCGAAAATGACTCTAGCGCTATTAGAAGACAGTGGCTGGTATAAGGCTAATTATAGCATGGCCGACCGTCTCGATTGGGGCCGGAACCAGGGGACCCAATTTGTCACATCTCCATGTAACATGTGGAAAGGTGCTTACCATTGTAACACAACCCAACTATCTGGCTGTACATACAACAGAGAGGCCGAAGGTTACTGCCCAATTCTAAGCTATAATGGAGACTTGCCTCAGTGGGCTCGTTACTTTCCACAGGCTAACAAAG GCGGTCAGTCTTCCTTAGCAGATTATTGTACATATTTCGTAGCCTATTCAGATGGGTCTTGTACGGATATCAACAGTGCACGTGCGCCTGACAGGATGTTGGGTGAAGTGAGAGGGAGTGACTCCAG GTGTATGGCCTCGTCTTTAGTGCGTACTGGGTTTGTCCGGGGTTCCATGCCACAGGGGAATGGCTGTTATCAGCACAgatgtaaaaataatttgttggAG GTTGCCGTGGAGGGAGAATGGAAATTCTGCCCTCAAGCTGGTGGACCAATTCAGTTTCCCGGTTTCAATG GTGAATTGATTTGTCCCGCTTACCATGAACTCTGCGGTACGCCCGTAGTTTCTGTGCTTGGCCAGTGTCCTAATTCTTGTAACTTCAATGGAGATTGTGTTGATGGGAAGTGTCGTTGTCTCCTTGGTTATCACGGTCATGACTGTAAAATCC GTTCTTGCCCTAATAATTGCAGTGGACATGGAAAATGCACAACTCAAGGTGTATGCATATGCGAAAATGGATTTACTGGAATTGATTGTTCCACTG CTGTGTGCGACGAACAATGCAGCCTACATGGAGGAGTGTGCGACAATGGGGTTTGCGAGTTCCGTTGCTCTGATTATGCTGGCTACACATGTCAGAACAGCTCTAAACTTGTAACAAGTTTACTGGTATGCAAAAATGTGTTGGAGAGAGACATGTTAGGGCAACATTGTGCTCCAAGAGAACCAAGCATACTTCAGCAGCTTGAGGAAGTTGTGGTCATGCCCAACTACAATAGGCTTTTTCCAGGCGGGGCTCGgaaattatttaacatttttggCAACAGCTATTGTGATGAGGCAGCGAAAAGACTGGCCTGTTGG ATATCGATCCAGAAGTGTGATATTGACGGAGACGATAGATTACGGGTATGCCATTCAGCATGTCAGTCCTATAATGTGGCGTGTGGGGCTTCCTTAGACTGCTCGGATCAAACCCTTTTCAGCACCGCGGAAGAAGGCGATGCTAATTGTACGGGATCTGCCGAGATCAGATCGCCATGGTTTACCCGTTTGTGGAGTAAACTTTTAGCAAGTAACTAG